The sequence below is a genomic window from Arcobacter sp. CECT 8983.
AGTTGGTGATGATAATGGTATTTTTGGTTGTATGACTCTATTAGGTTGTGAAGATACTTGTCCTAAACACTTACCTTTACAAAATAAAATTGCATATATGAGAAGAAAACTTGCAACAGTGCAAGGTTCATAAGGAGTAAATTATGGGAAAAATCACAGAGAAAGATATAATCGATAGTATAGCAGATGCCTGTCAATATATCTCTTTTTACCATCCAGAAGATTTTGTAAAAGGAATGGTAGAAGCATACGAAAAAGAGGAGTCAGAAGCAGCAAAAAATGCAATAGGACAAATTTTAATAAACTCAAAAATGTGTGC
It includes:
- a CDS encoding fumarate hydratase, translated to MGKITEKDIIDSIADACQYISFYHPEDFVKGMVEAYEKEESEAAKNAIGQILINSKMCA